A genomic window from Camelus ferus isolate YT-003-E chromosome X, BCGSAC_Cfer_1.0, whole genome shotgun sequence includes:
- the LOC102512785 gene encoding synaptonemal complex protein 3-like isoform X1, producing MSAGAGWVVCGAQAPALRPAAEEGLAVTTCFVRSWSSRRHAGTHTLMCAEDPCRASLVDPVPVSLSLCSQGAGELSLPGKRHLGMAPAERKRLGRAAKAPMEAQGMAACDFGRQERREPRGPEGVPEGNNRVTDNYGGINPSPGTLEEDLRNEVREMLEGFQDDIKRALLAKRKMFEMNMKASISTTNAKIGHVWKTQLEQRQNLHLQYSRQLRTLFREWDIDVQKAQEQEEKLANMFREQRKILRQARIVQYQRLKKMKNLYEQFLKSMEELEKDHEHLLTDEQSEVRQEMAKLQNKIMLEAQHLDLAVVESYLQTLLL from the exons ATGTCCGCGGGCGCGGGGTGGGTTGTGTGTGGGGCGCAGGCGCCAGCCCTCCGTCCAGCCGCGGAGGAGGGGCTCGCAGTCACCACCTGCTTTGTCCGCTCCTGGTCCAGCCGGAGACACGCGGGCACGCACACTCTGATGTGCGCAGAGGACCCTTGCCGGGCATCGCTCGTTGACCCTGTGCCCGTTTCTTTAAGTTTGTGCTCACAAGGTGCAGGAGAGCTGTCTCTGCCTGGGAAGAGACACTTAGGGATGGCGCCGGCTGAGAGGAAGCGCCTGGGGAGGGCTGCGAAGGCCCCGATGGAGGCTCAGGGTATGGCAGCCTGTGACTTCGGGAGACAAGAGAGAAGAGAGCCGCGTGGGCCAGAGGGTGTTCCGGAAG GAAACAACCGAGTCACTGATAATTATGGGGGAATAAATCCTTCTCCAGGAACATTGGAGGAAGACTTGCG GAATGAAGTACGGGAGATGCTGGAAGGATTTCAAG ATGACATTAAACGGGCTCTTcttgcaaagagaaaaatgtttgagATGAATATGAAAGCTTCTATCAGCACCACTAATGCAAAAATTGGGCATGTTTGGAAAACACAACTAGAACAAAG GCAGAATCTTCATCTCCAGTATTCTCGGCAGCTTCGGACTTTGTTTCGGGAGTGGGATATAGACGTGCAGAAAGCCcaggaacaagaagaaaaactaGCT AACATGTTTCGAGAGCAACGAAAGATTCTTCGACAAGCTAGAATTGTTCAGTAccagagactgaaaaaaatgaagaatttatacGAGCAGTTCTTAAAG AGTATGGAGGAGTTAGAGAAGGATCATGAACATCTTCTTACTGATGAGCAAAGCGAAGTTAGACAAGAAATGGCCAAGCTGCAAAACAAAATTATGCTGGAAGCT CAACACCTAGACCTGGCAGTGGTTGAAAGTTATCTGCAAACCCTGTTACTCTGA
- the LOC102512785 gene encoding synaptonemal complex protein 3-like isoform X2, with translation MAPAERKRLGRAAKAPMEAQGMAACDFGRQERREPRGPEGVPEGNNRVTDNYGGINPSPGTLEEDLRNEVREMLEGFQDDIKRALLAKRKMFEMNMKASISTTNAKIGHVWKTQLEQRQNLHLQYSRQLRTLFREWDIDVQKAQEQEEKLANMFREQRKILRQARIVQYQRLKKMKNLYEQFLKSMEELEKDHEHLLTDEQSEVRQEMAKLQNKIMLEAQHLDLAVVESYLQTLLL, from the exons ATGGCGCCGGCTGAGAGGAAGCGCCTGGGGAGGGCTGCGAAGGCCCCGATGGAGGCTCAGGGTATGGCAGCCTGTGACTTCGGGAGACAAGAGAGAAGAGAGCCGCGTGGGCCAGAGGGTGTTCCGGAAG GAAACAACCGAGTCACTGATAATTATGGGGGAATAAATCCTTCTCCAGGAACATTGGAGGAAGACTTGCG GAATGAAGTACGGGAGATGCTGGAAGGATTTCAAG ATGACATTAAACGGGCTCTTcttgcaaagagaaaaatgtttgagATGAATATGAAAGCTTCTATCAGCACCACTAATGCAAAAATTGGGCATGTTTGGAAAACACAACTAGAACAAAG GCAGAATCTTCATCTCCAGTATTCTCGGCAGCTTCGGACTTTGTTTCGGGAGTGGGATATAGACGTGCAGAAAGCCcaggaacaagaagaaaaactaGCT AACATGTTTCGAGAGCAACGAAAGATTCTTCGACAAGCTAGAATTGTTCAGTAccagagactgaaaaaaatgaagaatttatacGAGCAGTTCTTAAAG AGTATGGAGGAGTTAGAGAAGGATCATGAACATCTTCTTACTGATGAGCAAAGCGAAGTTAGACAAGAAATGGCCAAGCTGCAAAACAAAATTATGCTGGAAGCT CAACACCTAGACCTGGCAGTGGTTGAAAGTTATCTGCAAACCCTGTTACTCTGA